DNA sequence from the Candidatus Binatia bacterium genome:
CGCTCGACCACGAACCGAACTCCCTCGAGCTCGACGGATGTTCCCACTTCTGGGATCCGCCCTGCCAAACCGAACACCAGGCCTCCGACGGTGTTCCAACTCGCATGCGGTAGTTCGACTCCGAGGAGTTCGTTGAGATCCACAATCGGCAGGCTCGCCTGGACCCGATACGACCCATCCGGCAGCGGTACGATTTCCGGAGCCTCGTGGTCGAACTCGTCGGCGATCTGACCTACGAGTTCCTCGATCAAGTCTTCCAAGCTGACCACACCGCTCACCGATCCATACTCGTCGCTCACGACTGCCAAGTGAAACCCGCCTTGCTGCATTTCCTGCAAAAGCTCAGACAGCGGCTTGGTCTCGGGAACGAACTGTGCTGGGCGGGCGATCTCTTTCACCGGTCGATCACCTTCGCCGCGCATGAGCGCGGCGAGTAGGTCCTTCACATGAACGACGCCCTCGGTCCCGTCCAAATCCCACTCAAAAACCGGCGCACGAGACACTCCGTGCTCGAGCATGATCGTCGCCGCACGAGATATCGAGGCATCGGCTGGTACACCAATGACGTCGGGTCGCGGAACCATGACCTCGCGGACCACCCGGTGAGACAAGCGTGGGGGAGGGTTGGGAAATTTCGCGTCGACCGCAGTTGCAGCTCTTTCCCCGTCGCTTTGTTCTGCCGCGCCCGTCGCGGTCGGAAACACACTGGGAACGAGCCGCATCCACAGGTGGCCCACGGATGCGAGCAACTTCGGCTCGTCCGCATTGCCCGTTTCGGCGAGTAAAGCGAGCAGCCGCAGCGCCAGGAGTGGGCTTAGGAGCAACAGCAGGAGGCTGCCGAGCAAGCTGAACACCCAGTTTTCAACCCAAGCCTGCAGAATGACTGCCGCGGCCACCGCTAGGGTTCCACACGCAAAGCCAAGCGCTGCCGCCGCACCGACGTGCCAATAAAAGCGCTGTCCGGTGTTCGTCAATGCTGTTCGTTCCGTGGCCACCTCGTTCCCAACTTCGTGGGCCATCGGCAGCTTCGATTCCTTTCTCGCGACGGACCCGCCCTCCCATGGTCGGCTGCGGGCACGTACTCCTTATTTTGCCTTCTTGACCTCGGCCCACATGAATCCGCGAAACTCGCCCTCGCGAAAACCGACGGCGCGATCCTGAGGGTACAACTCCGCCAAAGTCTCTCGCAATTCGGGAGTGAATGCTCGAGGATCACCGTGGCACACGAGACACATGCCGCCGGTCGCAATCGGTCGCAACACCCCGATCTTGTCCCCCATGTCGACCACCGCCCCTTGCACCTCACTTGCTGGCTTTCCGGCGGCTTTTTCCAAGTAGGGGACGATCCAAGCACGCGGGGCGTTGACCGGATTGCGCAGGCGGTGACTCGTGCGCCCCAACTCGATGTTCTGTTCGCGCGCAACGGTATCCGTGATCTCTTGCGCAGCAGCCCGACACACCCTTACCGCGCCAACCGCTCCTCCCTCCTGGAGGGCGGCGAGCAGACGGGTTTGTAGGTTTTGCTGCAGCAAGTTCATCGCCCGCTCCGCCGTGCGTACTTCGGGCCGGATGTCTCGAACGCCATTCGCCTGCGCGCGAGCGAGCTGCCAGGCATCGCCAATAGGGACAACCGCAGCTACGACCGCCAGGGCCCACATTGCTCCTGCAAGTGTTTTCCTCATCCTTACTTCTCCTTTGAAATTCCTTGACTTGGTAGCCCGCGACCTGTCGTGCACAACCACGGAGCCGGTGCGATCGTTTTCGCCAATATTTTTGAAGCACCGGCAATCACAGGCGTCTTAAGCTGCACTGTCTGGAGGTGCCAATGGAACGAGTGCTGGTGCTGGTGGATGACAACGTCAACGCGCGCGTCGTCTGTGAGGTGCTGCTGGACTCCAGGGGCGAAACATGCAGGACTTGCGGTTGCGACCATCTGCGGGACTGCTGCTTTCTCTTCCAGCACGGTCGAGTTGTCCTGCTGGATGTGAAGCTCGAAGATGAAGCAGCGCGCGACAACTTGCACGACGCGATCCAAGACCTCATTCGCGCCGCGGCTGACCCGATCCGTGTGGTCGTAGTCACTGAAGAAACATCGCGGCTAGTGCGCTCCGGCTTGAGTGAGGTTGCGGATGTGGTTTTGCACCCGGCAAATGTCGGTGCCCAACTCCTCACGAAGCTAGACAACCTGCAAAACCAACGAAGCGCTTGGCCATTCACCAACCAAGTCTTCACCCCAACCGAGGGCCGGTCCAGAGCGACATAGGGCGTTTCCTTTTCATCTCTTCAGTCCTCCTTGGCGCTAAGCACGCGCCCGGCTCGGCCTGCGATGCGTGTGCGCGTGTGCGTGCCCGCGCCCTTGCCCGGTAGAGGTCCCGCCGCTAACCGAAGGCGCCATGTCCGACCGTGCAACAGGCCATTTCAAGCTGTTGCGGTTTCCCTCGTACCGAAAGCGGTTGGGCTTGTTTCTAGCAGCTGTCTTTACCTTGCAAGCACTATCGCTGCTGTTCCACGGGCTGGTGCACACTAAAAGAGGTTGCGGGAAATCGCCGGCAGCAGACGAAGTGTGGGCAGCAAGCTGCGGCAGCACGAGCAACACTAGCCAGGTTTCGCACGACCCGTTTAGCTGCGCCGCATGCCGTGCCGCACAAGATTCGGGGCGCTCCAGTTTCGGGCCGATCGTTCTCGTTTCCCTGCCAAATGCGGAGAGGTCTTCCGCGGTCGACGCGACAACCGCACCAGCGGCGCCTGAGCCCCCCCGGCTTGCAGCGCCCCGAGCTCCTCCGTTGCGAGCTGATCTCGCGTAAGTTCTGAGAACCGAGGTCAGTGCAGGCCCTCGTCGCTTCTTGGATCAAGAGGCGATGGGGGGCTGTCTAATCGCTCACAATAGGAGGTCAGTATGCAATGCGGGTCCTTATCCAAACGCCCGCGGTTTGCTCTTGCGAAGGCGTATTTGGTCACGGCCACCCTAAGCGTAGCTTGGGGGCTCGGCGCACCAGGCATCGCACAGAGCCAAGATCGAGTCCTCGAACGCCTGCAGCGCGAGACCGAGCAGTTGCGGCAAGGACACGAAGAGCAGGCGAAACGGCTCAAGGCACTCGAGCAGGAACTGCGTGGTTTGCAAGAAAATCAGAGGGCTACGACGAAGGACGCAGCCGCGCAGGCATTAGACCGAGCTCTCAGCGAAACAGCACCATCGTCTCCCTTGCCAGGCGCGGGGGCCACCTCGGTTTGGTCGACGACGATCGGTGGAACACCGTTGCGGCTGCTCGACCTGTCGCTCGACGCCATGGTAGCCGCAGGGGCATCCACCGCGACCGATGCAGAACTCGAAGGTGGGCTGCAAGCTGGGGGGCATGACCCGATCCGCAGGGGTTTTACACTGCAACAGGCAGAGCTGTCGCTGATCGGCGCCGTCGACCCATATTTCGTTGGCGAAGCCCACGTGCTGTTCTCGAGCCACGGTGCAGAACTCGAAGAAGCATTTCTCACCACCACGAGCCTCCCTTGGGGTCTCCAGGTCGAGGCTGGTCACATGTTGACCGAATATGGTCTCCTGAATCCGCTCCACCCCCATGCGTGGGACTGGATCGATCAACCCGTCATTTTGTCACGCCTGCTCGGTCCCGAAGGTTTACGCTCGCCCGGGGTTCGAGTCGGCTGGTTAAGTCCTCTGCCCTGGTTTTCCGAGGTGCATCTCGGGGCACAAAATGCCAACGAAGGTGAAACTACGGCCAGTTTCCTCACATCGGAGCCCGTCGGGGGAAGGCCTGCCACGCGGCTGAGCACTCGTTCGTTGGCAGACCTACTTTACCTTGTGCGCTGGCAAAACTTCTGGAACGTCACCCCGTCGGGCGGGTTGCTGTTGGGTGCCAACATCCTCCATGGGCCAAACTCCACGGGAAGTGATGGCACCACCTGGATCTACGGGGCCGACTTCAAATACCGCTGGCGTGCGGAAAACAATTTTCGCGGGTGGCCTTTCTTCTTGCTTCAGGGGGAAGTTCACAAACGAGACTTCACTGCAGCCTACTACTTGCCAGCGAGCGAAGCTGGGGCACACACCGTAGCCCTTCACGGCTTTGTTCCTCGCCACAGCGATGGGAGCGCGGACATCCCGACCCCGCTCCCCGAAGTCCCGTTACCCGGAGCAATCCTTCGCGACGTAGGTTTTTACGCCCAAGGCCTTTACGGATTTCGTTATGGATGGGCCGCGGGGCTCCGCTTAGAGTTTGCCAGCGGCAAAGGGCAAAGCCTTGCCGGACGCGCCTTGGACCCTTTGAGGAGTGACCGCTGGCGTCTTTCGCCGTTACTTGTGTGGCTCCCCACGGAGTACTCGCGCCTGCGGCTCCAGTACAACTACGACCGAGCCCAGTTTCTGCCGGACCGTGACGCCCATACCGTCTGGCTCAGTGCCGAAATTCTCTACGGCCGCCATCCTACGCATAAGTACTGAAAGGAGTTCGCCATGGTCGTGTTCAACGATTTGCCAACCACAGAGGTTGCCAGTCCACCATCGCCAAACCGTGGGTTCTCCGTGGGTGTGCCTGGGCAACTCCTCGCCCTGGGGTTACTGCTGTGTGCTGCGGCCGCACAATCTTTGGCGCAAGAGAGCCTCAAGGTCGTGACCTCGCTTTCCGACTTTGCAAGCATCGCCCGCCACGTGGGAGGACCATCCGTGGAAGTTTCCTCGCTTACAAAAGGCGGTGAGGATCCGCACTTTGTCGAGGCGAAGCCAAGTTTCGTCAAACTCTTAGCCGCTGCCGACATCCTGGTCGTTGCAGGCATGGATTTGGAAGTGGGCTATCTACCGTTGCTGCTGAACAACGCGCGCAACGCTCGTGTCCTCCCTGGTCAAGCCGGCTACGTCGACTGCTCCGTCAACATCGAAAAACTTGAGGTGCCAGCTGGTCCAGTAGATCGCTCCATGGGAGATGTTCATCCCTACGGGAATCCCCATTACTGGCTGGACCCCATCAACGGCGTCCACATCGCCTGGCGGCTTGCTGCAGTGTTCGCGCAGTTACGGCCGGAGCAGCGCTCGCTGTTCGAGCAAAATGCCGCTCAGTTCCAGCAGCAAATTTACACACACTTGGCCGGAGAGGTGCTGGCATCGAAATACGACGTGGGCAAACTCGCACTGCTGCAACATCGCGGACAACTTCTTTCCTTTCTCGACACCCAGGGCGACCGTGAGTTTCTGGCCGGTTGGTGGGGCATGCTGCTCCCAAACGCACCGATCCGAGCGGTGGACGATCACAATCTTTGGCCCTACTTTGCTCGCCGTTTTGGCATCGCCATCATCGGTCACATGGAGCCGAAGCCGGGGATTCCCCCGACCACCACGCAACTTCAGCTGTTGGTAACGCTGATGCACCGGGAACACGTCCGCTTGATCTTTTCAGCACCTTACTACGATCCGCGCCACGCGCGGTTTCTCGCCGAGGCAACCGGAGCAACGATTGTTCCCCTGGCGCATCTGACTGGTAGCCGTCCCGGAACTGAGGACTACATCGAGATGATCGAGTACAACGTGAGGGCGGTGAAAACTGCCTTTGAAGCGGCGGCGAAAACTCCCGGAGACTCGCGGTGAGAGAATCGGCAAACTCGCTCCCTCCTGCACTCCTCAGCTTGGTCGGAGTCACGGTCGGGTACGGACGAGAGCCCGTGCTTCGCGAGGTGAGTTTCACAATCCGGCAGGGAGAGTTCTGGTTCTTCCTCGGTGGAAACGGCGCGGGTAAAACTACTTTAGTGCGGTCCTTGCTGGGACTACTTGCTCCGCTGGCCGGCCGCATACAGACGCAGTCGAATGGCCCGATTTTTAAGACCGTGGGTTTCGTCCCTCAGCGGTGCGACCTAAATCAAAGCTTGCCCACCACCGTGCGCGAGTTCGTCGTTCTTGGCCTCGTTGGCCTCAACGTTCGGCGTCAAGAGCGTGCGCGTCGGCTCGCTTGGGCTCTCGAAACCATCGGTCTCCAAGGTCTCGAGCAGAAGAGCTACTGGGCCTTATCCGGTGGACAACGCCAACGTTGCCTGATCGCTCGGGCGCTTGTACGCAAGCCTCGCTTACTGATTTTGGACGAGCCCACAACCGGACTGGACCCCCGCGCCGAGCACGCCCTGTTTGAGACCTTGCGGCGGTTACACCAGCAGGAAGAGCGCACGATTGTCGTAGTGACCCATGACCTCGGCCTTGCCCTCCGCTACGCGACTCACGTTGCCCTTCTACACAACGGGCGTGTCGAAGCGGGACCTGTCGAGGCAGTGCTCACCCGCGAGCGGCTGCAAGACGTTTTTGGGGCCACGGCTGCGGCAGGATATTTCCGGCCGACGTTAGGACGCCACCCGTGATCCAATCGTTTATCGATTCTTGGCCTCTGTTCCAGAATACGTACATCACCGGCTGGTGCCTTGCTGGGCTCCTCGCCTTGGTTGGCGTGGCGATCGTGGCTCGAGATCAAATATTCCTAGGTCTGGCGGTTTCCCAGGCATCTCTTCTCGGAGTTGCCTTCGGCATGTGGCTCCTCGCAACCTGGCCGCATCTGCTCACCGTTGTCGCGGACGGGGAGTGGTGGCTCTCCCTGAGTGGCATGGCGTTCGCGATGCTCGCAGCCTTGGCCACAAGCCGCGCTCGCCGCCCAGGAAGGGACAGCCCTGAGGCCATCACCGGCTGGATTTACGCGTTCGCTGGCGGTCTTGCTGTGCTGGTTCTCTCCCGCAGCCCCCACGGTCTGGAGGAGATCCATCGACTGCTGTCGAGCACCATCATCGGAGCAACGCCGTCCGATGTGCTCGTCTTTGCGGCTCTGCTGGCCGCCACCGCGCTTGCAGCGGTGCGGTGGTACGAACCCATCACGCTGCTGGTCATGGATGCTGAAATGGCCGGCGCCGTCGGCATTTCCGTCCGCCGCTGGAACATTTGTCTTGCCCTGTGGGGGGCAATCATCATTGGACTGGCCATGCGTGTTTCGGGCCTGCTCTTCACGTTCGGCTGTCTCATCCTTCCGCCCCTCGTTGCCAAGAACAGTGTGCGCGAAGTTCGGTCGATGTTTTGGGTCGCACCACTCGTCGCCGTAGTCACGACCTTCTGCGCCTTCATTATCGCTAACCGTT
Encoded proteins:
- a CDS encoding DUF3365 domain-containing protein, whose protein sequence is MRKTLAGAMWALAVVAAVVPIGDAWQLARAQANGVRDIRPEVRTAERAMNLLQQNLQTRLLAALQEGGAVGAVRVCRAAAQEITDTVAREQNIELGRTSHRLRNPVNAPRAWIVPYLEKAAGKPASEVQGAVVDMGDKIGVLRPIATGGMCLVCHGDPRAFTPELRETLAELYPQDRAVGFREGEFRGFMWAEVKKAK
- a CDS encoding hemolysin family protein encodes the protein MAHEVGNEVATERTALTNTGQRFYWHVGAAAALGFACGTLAVAAAVILQAWVENWVFSLLGSLLLLLLSPLLALRLLALLAETGNADEPKLLASVGHLWMRLVPSVFPTATGAAEQSDGERAATAVDAKFPNPPPRLSHRVVREVMVPRPDVIGVPADASISRAATIMLEHGVSRAPVFEWDLDGTEGVVHVKDLLAALMRGEGDRPVKEIARPAQFVPETKPLSELLQEMQQGGFHLAVVSDEYGSVSGVVSLEDLIEELVGQIADEFDHEAPEIVPLPDGSYRVQASLPIVDLNELLGVELPHASWNTVGGLVFGLAGRIPEVGTSVELEGVRFVVERVQGRRIVTVLVYPPQRAAGTSSTSRTAS
- a CDS encoding ABC transporter ATP-binding protein, which translates into the protein MRESANSLPPALLSLVGVTVGYGREPVLREVSFTIRQGEFWFFLGGNGAGKTTLVRSLLGLLAPLAGRIQTQSNGPIFKTVGFVPQRCDLNQSLPTTVREFVVLGLVGLNVRRQERARRLAWALETIGLQGLEQKSYWALSGGQRQRCLIARALVRKPRLLILDEPTTGLDPRAEHALFETLRRLHQQEERTIVVVTHDLGLALRYATHVALLHNGRVEAGPVEAVLTRERLQDVFGATAAAGYFRPTLGRHP
- a CDS encoding metal ABC transporter substrate-binding protein encodes the protein MVVFNDLPTTEVASPPSPNRGFSVGVPGQLLALGLLLCAAAAQSLAQESLKVVTSLSDFASIARHVGGPSVEVSSLTKGGEDPHFVEAKPSFVKLLAAADILVVAGMDLEVGYLPLLLNNARNARVLPGQAGYVDCSVNIEKLEVPAGPVDRSMGDVHPYGNPHYWLDPINGVHIAWRLAAVFAQLRPEQRSLFEQNAAQFQQQIYTHLAGEVLASKYDVGKLALLQHRGQLLSFLDTQGDREFLAGWWGMLLPNAPIRAVDDHNLWPYFARRFGIAIIGHMEPKPGIPPTTTQLQLLVTLMHREHVRLIFSAPYYDPRHARFLAEATGATIVPLAHLTGSRPGTEDYIEMIEYNVRAVKTAFEAAAKTPGDSR
- a CDS encoding metal ABC transporter permease, which produces MIQSFIDSWPLFQNTYITGWCLAGLLALVGVAIVARDQIFLGLAVSQASLLGVAFGMWLLATWPHLLTVVADGEWWLSLSGMAFAMLAALATSRARRPGRDSPEAITGWIYAFAGGLAVLVLSRSPHGLEEIHRLLSSTIIGATPSDVLVFAALLAATALAAVRWYEPITLLVMDAEMAGAVGISVRRWNICLALWGAIIIGLAMRVSGLLFTFGCLILPPLVAKNSVREVRSMFWVAPLVAVVTTFCAFIIANRYDFPPGQVAVALQGGLLTLKWVFRRG